A single genomic interval of Daucus carota subsp. sativus chromosome 1, DH1 v3.0, whole genome shotgun sequence harbors:
- the LOC108194648 gene encoding myb family transcription factor PHL11-like, with product MTRDPKPRLRWTSDLHDRFVHVVTKLGGPDKATPKSMLRLICFKGLTLYHLKSHLQKYRLGQQASRKQDTVEQNIENSGDSHGRYNMHSMCTTENTSKLNGKRGGLDSFGKETTSSWLQNPHELNLFLFNPFLTGVFQSSQTG from the exons ATGACAAGAGATCCCAAGCCAAGGCTGAGGTGGACTAGTGATCTTCATGATCGGTTTGTTCATGTTGTCACTAAGCTTGGTGGCCCTGACA AAGCAACTCCCAAGTCAATGCTGAGACTCATATGCTTTAAGGGATTAACATTGTACCATTTAAAGAGCCATTTGCAG AAATACAGACTCGGGCAGCAGGCTTCCAGGAAACAGGATACGGTAGAGCAAAACATTGAGAACAGTG GGGATTCCCATGGACGTTACAATATGCATTCTATGTGCACGACTGAGAACACATCAAAACTGAATGGCAAAAGAGG TGGTTTAGACAGTTTCGGCAAAGAGACAACAAGCTCATGGCTCCAAAATCCCCACGAGCTGAATCTTTTCCTCTTCAATCCATTTCTTACAG GGGTTTTTCAATCATCTCAAACTGGATAG
- the LOC108215131 gene encoding VAN3-binding protein isoform X2, which produces MSSGSKNKLQNIKEEDVPATWTCPPPETPTKSMEFLARSWSLSAMELSKALSHTDYAVRDAEKFPLFPLGGADSTSFMASSEAQQQPSQQPDRPPTPPRGSDDTKELFLLHQALNPEFLSNQQLLRNGLYRNLMRGKTMGRWIKDQKERRKHELRTQNAQLHAAVSVAGVAAAVAALVASLSTSPETSVTQPKATSKTSTALATAAALVASHCIEIAEDLGADNEQILTAVTSAINAKTNGDIMTLTAGAATALRGAATLRARLQKRAATVSLLEEQADEGKDQNYSPALNFVSRGGELLKRTRKGDLHWKQVSFKISSNWQVIAKMKSKHMAGTFTKKKKFVVSAVYYDIPAWPGREREDSDERRAYFGIKASERIIEFECRNKGDKLVWIEGIQNMLDCRANV; this is translated from the exons A TGTCTTCAGGGTCGAAAAATAAGCTCCAGAACATAAAAGAAGAGGATGTTCCTGCAACTTGGACATGTCCACCACCAGAAACTCCCACAAAATCCATGGAGTTTCTTGCCAGATCATGGAGTCTCTCAGCCATGGAGCTCAGTAAGGCTCTTTCTCACACAGATTACGCGGTCAGAGATGCAGAAAAGTTCCCTTTATTTCCTCTTGGTGGTGCTGATTCTACAAGCTTTATGGCCTCAAGTGAAGCA CAACAGCAACCATCACAGCAGCCTGATAGGCCCCCAACTCCTCCAAGAGGAAGCGATGATACAAAG GAATTGTTTTTACTTCATCAAGCTCTCAACCCTGAATTTCTTTCGAATCAGCAGCTGCTGAGGAATGGG CTCTACAGAAATCTCATGAGGGGGAAGACGATGGGTAGATGGATAAAAGATCAAAAAGAACGAAGGAAACATGAGCTTAGAACTCAGAATGCACAATTGCATGCAGCAGTTTCAGTGGCAGGGGTTGCTGCTGCTGTGGCTGCACTTGTAGCCTCTCTGTCGACATCTCCAGAGACATCAGTTACCCAACCGAAAGCAACGTCTAAGACATCTACTGCACTTGCAACTGCAGCAGCATTAGTAGCATCACATTGCATTGAGATTGCAGAAGATTTGGGAGCGGATAATGAGCAAATATTAACAGCGGTCACCTCTGCAATCAATGCAAAGACTAATGGCGATATCATGACTCTAACTGCTGGAGCAGCCACTG CCCTGAGAGGAGCTGCTACCCTAAGGGCAAGACTTCAGAAGAGAGCTGCAACTGTTTCCCTGCTCGAGGAGCAAGCAGATGAAGGCAAAGACCAGAACTATTCACCTGCATTGAACTTTGTTTCTAGGGGAGGTGAACTTCTTAAACGCACCAGAAAAG GGGATCTTCACTGGAAACAAGTCTCTTTCAAAATAAGCTCAAATTGGCAG GTGATTGCCAAAATGAAAAGTAAGCACATGGCAGGAACAttcacaaagaaaaagaaat TCGTGGTCTCTGCGGTCTACTATGACATTCCAGCATGGCCTGGAAGGGAGAGAGAAGACAGCGATGAGCGGAGGGCTTACTTTGGCATAAAAGCTTCAGAGAGGATAATCGAATTCGAATGCAGAAACAAAGGTGACAAGCTGGTATGGATTGAGGGGATCCAGAATATGTTAGATTGTCGTGCCAATGTATAA
- the LOC108194673 gene encoding protein argonaute 10-like isoform X2, protein MTRDYLMAFYQQTELRPKRIIFYRDGVSEGQFNQVLLKEMDAIRTVDVFYFLSARRCNQIIYNGRKSTDRSGNISPGTVVNMTICHPTEFDFYLCSHAGIQGVEKVKPPTGSPISMLMATPDGSYALPSS, encoded by the exons ATGACCAG GGACTATTTGATGGCATTCTACCAGCAAACAGAACTCCGACCTAAACGGATCATATTCTACAG GGATGGAGTCAGTGAAGGTCAGTTTAATCAGGTCTTGCTGAAAGAGATGGATGCCATTAGGACGGTTgatgtgttttatttttt GTCTGCCAGGCGCTGCAATCAAATTATTTACAATGGCAGGAAATCAACTGATCGGAGTGGCAACATATCACCTG GTACTGTTGTAAATATGACCATCTGCCATCCCACTGAGTTTGACTTTTATTTGTGTAGCCATGCTGGTATACAG GGTGTTGAAAAGGTGAAACCTCCAACCGGTAGCCCAATATCTATGTTAATGGCTACTCCAGATGGCTCATATGCATTACCAAGCAGTTGA
- the LOC108194673 gene encoding protein argonaute 10-like isoform X1, with protein sequence MTRDYLMAFYQQTELRPKRIIFYRDGVSEGQFNQVLLKEMDAIRTVDVFYFLSARRCNQIIYNGRKSTDRSGNISPGTVVNMTICHPTEFDFYLCSHAGIQVIILIQDYMDFVQAAVINACVVWQHNRDTNVHIY encoded by the exons ATGACCAG GGACTATTTGATGGCATTCTACCAGCAAACAGAACTCCGACCTAAACGGATCATATTCTACAG GGATGGAGTCAGTGAAGGTCAGTTTAATCAGGTCTTGCTGAAAGAGATGGATGCCATTAGGACGGTTgatgtgttttatttttt GTCTGCCAGGCGCTGCAATCAAATTATTTACAATGGCAGGAAATCAACTGATCGGAGTGGCAACATATCACCTG GTACTGTTGTAAATATGACCATCTGCCATCCCACTGAGTTTGACTTTTATTTGTGTAGCCATGCTGGTATACAGGTAATCATCTTAATACAAGACTACATGGATTTTGTACAGGCAGCAGTAATAAATGCATGTGTTGTGTGGCAACACAATAGAGATACAAATGtacatatttattaa
- the LOC108194657 gene encoding protein argonaute 10-like, with protein MTRDYLMAFYQQTELRPKRIIFYRDGVSEGQFNQVLLKEMDAIRTVDVFYFLSARRCNQIIYNGRKSTDRSGNISPGTVVDMTICHPTEFDFYLCSHAGIQGVEKVKPPTGSPISMLMATPDGSYALPSS; from the exons ATGACCAG GGACTATTTGATGGCATTCTACCAGCAAACAGAACTCCGACCTAAACGGATCATATTCTACAG GGATGGAGTCAGTGAAGGTCAGTTTAATCAGGTCTTGCTGAAAGAGATGGATGCCATTAGGACGGTTgatgtgttttatttttt GTCTGCCAGGCGCTGCAATCAAATTATTTACAATGGCAGGAAATCAACTGATCGGAGTGGCAACATATCACCTG GTACTGTTGTAGATATGACCATCTGCCATCCCACTGAGTTTGACTTTTATTTGTGTAGCCATGCTGGTATACAG GGTGTTGAAAAGGTGAAACCTCCAACCGGTAGCCCAATATCTATGTTAATGGCTACTCCAGATGGCTCATATGCATTACCAAGCAGTTGA
- the LOC108194673 gene encoding protein argonaute 10-like isoform X3 has protein sequence MTRDYLMAFYQQTELRPKRIIFYRDGVSEGQFNQVLLKEMDAIRTVDVFYFLSARRCNQIIYNGRKSTDRSGNISPGTVVNMTICHPTEFDFYLCSHAGIQDGL, from the exons ATGACCAG GGACTATTTGATGGCATTCTACCAGCAAACAGAACTCCGACCTAAACGGATCATATTCTACAG GGATGGAGTCAGTGAAGGTCAGTTTAATCAGGTCTTGCTGAAAGAGATGGATGCCATTAGGACGGTTgatgtgttttatttttt GTCTGCCAGGCGCTGCAATCAAATTATTTACAATGGCAGGAAATCAACTGATCGGAGTGGCAACATATCACCTG GTACTGTTGTAAATATGACCATCTGCCATCCCACTGAGTTTGACTTTTATTTGTGTAGCCATGCTGGTATACAG GACGGACTTTGA
- the LOC108215131 gene encoding VAN3-binding protein isoform X1 translates to MSSGSKNKLQNIKEEDVPATWTCPPPETPTKSMEFLARSWSLSAMELSKALSHTDYAVRDAEKFPLFPLGGADSTSFMASSEAQQQPSQQPDRPPTPPRGSDDTKELFLLHQALNPEFLSNQQLLRNGLYRNLMRGKTMGRWIKDQKERRKHELRTQNAQLHAAVSVAGVAAAVAALVASLSTSPETSVTQPKATSKTSTALATAAALVASHCIEIAEDLGADNEQILTAVTSAINAKTNGDIMTLTAGAATALRGAATLRARLQKRAATVSLLEEQADEGKDQNYSPALNFVSRGGELLKRTRKGDLHWKQVSFKISSNWQSWSLRSTMTFQHGLEGREKTAMSGGLTLA, encoded by the exons A TGTCTTCAGGGTCGAAAAATAAGCTCCAGAACATAAAAGAAGAGGATGTTCCTGCAACTTGGACATGTCCACCACCAGAAACTCCCACAAAATCCATGGAGTTTCTTGCCAGATCATGGAGTCTCTCAGCCATGGAGCTCAGTAAGGCTCTTTCTCACACAGATTACGCGGTCAGAGATGCAGAAAAGTTCCCTTTATTTCCTCTTGGTGGTGCTGATTCTACAAGCTTTATGGCCTCAAGTGAAGCA CAACAGCAACCATCACAGCAGCCTGATAGGCCCCCAACTCCTCCAAGAGGAAGCGATGATACAAAG GAATTGTTTTTACTTCATCAAGCTCTCAACCCTGAATTTCTTTCGAATCAGCAGCTGCTGAGGAATGGG CTCTACAGAAATCTCATGAGGGGGAAGACGATGGGTAGATGGATAAAAGATCAAAAAGAACGAAGGAAACATGAGCTTAGAACTCAGAATGCACAATTGCATGCAGCAGTTTCAGTGGCAGGGGTTGCTGCTGCTGTGGCTGCACTTGTAGCCTCTCTGTCGACATCTCCAGAGACATCAGTTACCCAACCGAAAGCAACGTCTAAGACATCTACTGCACTTGCAACTGCAGCAGCATTAGTAGCATCACATTGCATTGAGATTGCAGAAGATTTGGGAGCGGATAATGAGCAAATATTAACAGCGGTCACCTCTGCAATCAATGCAAAGACTAATGGCGATATCATGACTCTAACTGCTGGAGCAGCCACTG CCCTGAGAGGAGCTGCTACCCTAAGGGCAAGACTTCAGAAGAGAGCTGCAACTGTTTCCCTGCTCGAGGAGCAAGCAGATGAAGGCAAAGACCAGAACTATTCACCTGCATTGAACTTTGTTTCTAGGGGAGGTGAACTTCTTAAACGCACCAGAAAAG GGGATCTTCACTGGAAACAAGTCTCTTTCAAAATAAGCTCAAATTGGCAG TCGTGGTCTCTGCGGTCTACTATGACATTCCAGCATGGCCTGGAAGGGAGAGAGAAGACAGCGATGAGCGGAGGGCTTACTTTGGCATAA